Proteins encoded in a region of the Quercus lobata isolate SW786 chromosome 8, ValleyOak3.0 Primary Assembly, whole genome shotgun sequence genome:
- the LOC115955434 gene encoding disease resistance protein RPM1-like, protein MAEAAISALTEKLISLLSEEATLLQDIHEEVADIKDELESIQSFLKDADARAAAEEDMSEGVKTWVKQVKEVAFHMDVFMDEYLLEMAQHHPHRLQGFSWFLHKSARLFSMLKPHHETATKIQKIKASVQKIKARSERYGFQSTGQGSSSGTQNVRWQDPRKDSLYLEDTNVVGIESSRNELIGWLVEGQPHRIVISVVGMGGLGKTTLAKKIYDHQMVRGHFECYAWISVSQSYNIQDLLRSIIKQFREARNELPMPGIDTMDEQSLVRKLRDYLQLKTYVVIFDDVWKIDFWEGIKHALLDNNKGGRIMITTRNREVASFCKKSSHVHVFELQPLTPDEAWELFCKRAFQFEFGGRCPPILEKLSKDIVEKCKGLPLAIVAIGGLLSTKDKTVFEWQNLHDSVGFELGRNPHLTGVDKILSFSYEDLPCHLKSCLLYLGMYPEDYSISCIKLIRQWIAEGFVKELEGKTFEEVAQEYLTELIHRSLVQVSFVDISGKVRKCRLHDILREIILRKMKDLSFCHVLSKQESRFEGLTRRMSINGVSCVVLQEFGNPHIHSLLFFNLDEFPKSFMSTFVANFKLLKVMDFEDALLDCIPDDVGSLFHLRYLSLRNTKVKILPKSIGKLQNLETLDLKQSLVSDIPIEINNLHKLRHFIAYNLDFEKDNSLTLGKGVKIQKGVGCLKNLQKLYHVELNHGGVDLTKELGKLRQLRKLGVKNLSKETVTALCASVENMNHLRSLDVTLISEDEIVDLKFISSPPMFLQSLQIKGRLEKLPEWISELQHLVKLKILWSRLNDDPLKVLQNLPNLRELMISRHAYSGEHLHFKLEGFPKLKWLWIRHLNALHSLLIDEGALPVLEFLSIGHCPELKEVPSGIQHLKNLKELGFWEMPKEFEESLDPEQGLHYWIVEHVPVIILFRKVRMGYYGYDNHNLRSKHLAELRGQRQTFNQNEFRC, encoded by the coding sequence ATGGCAGAGGCTGCGATATCCGCTCTTACTGAGAAGCTCATTTCCTTGTTGAGCGAAGAAGCAACACTGTTACAAGACATCCATGAAGAAGTAGCTGACATCAAAGATGAACTGGAGAGCATTCAGTCCTTCCTTAAGGATGCAGATGCAAGGGCCGCAGCAGAGGAGGACATGAGCGAGGGTGTCAAAACTTGGGTGAAACAAGTCAAAGAAGTAGCTTTCCACATGGATGTTTTCATGGACGAGTACTTGCTTGAGATGGCACAACATCATCCCCATCGGCTTCAGGGATTCAGTTGGTTCCTCCATAAATCTGCTCGCTTATTTTCAATGTTAAAACCTCACCATGAAACAGCCACTAAGATTCAGAAGATCAAAGCATCAGTGCAGAAAATCAAGGCAAGAAGTGAAAGATATGGCTTCCAATCCACTGGTCAAGGATCAAGCAGTGGTACTCAGAATGTTAGGTGGCAAGACCCTCGAAAGGACTCCCTTTATCTTGAGGATACTAATGTTGTTGGAATTGAATCTTCTAGAAATGAATTGATAGGCTGGTTGGTAGAAGGACAACCTCATCGTATTGTAATTTCGGTAGTAGGAATGGGGGGTCTAGGCAAGACCACACTTGCCAAAAAAATCTATGATCATCAAATGGTTAGAGGACACTTTGAATGCTATGCGTGGATTTCAGTGTCTCAATCTTACAACATACAAGATCTATTAAGGAGCATCATAAAGCAATTTCGTGAGGCCAGAAATGAGCTTCCTATGCCAGGAATTGACACAATGGACGAACAATCATTGGTAAGAAAATTAAGAGATTACTTACAGCTAAAAACGTATGTGGTCATATTTGATGATGTATGGAAAATTGACTTTTGGGAGGGTATAAAACATGCTTTACTTGATAATAATAAGGGTGGTAGAATTATGATCACAACACGTAATAGGGAGGTGGctagtttttgtaaaaaatctTCACATGTTCATGTTTTCGAATTGCAACCACTAACTCCTGATGAGGCATGGGAGCTATTCTGCAAAAGGGCGTTCCAATTTGAATTTGGAGGACGTTGTCCCCCAATATTGGAGAAATTGTCTAAGGACATTGTTGAGAAGTGCAAAGGCTTACCACTTGCAATTGTTGCTATAGGTGGTCTTTTGTCAACCAAAGACAAAACTGTCTTTGAATGGCAAAACTTGCATGATAGTGTTGGGTTTGAGTTAGGAAGAAATCCCCATCTTACAGGTGTTGATAAAATCTTGTCCTTTAGTTATGAAGACTTGCCATGCCACCTCAAATCTTGCTTATTATACCTTGGTATGTATCCAGAAGACTACTCCATCAGTTGCATCAAATTGATTAGACAATGGATAGCTGAAGGATTTGTGAAGGAATTGGAGGGTAAAACATTTGAGGAAGTTGCACAAGAATACTTGACTGAATTAATCCATAGAAGCTTGGTTCAAGTATCATTTGTTGACATATCTGGGAAAGTTAGAAAATGTCGACTTCATGATATCTTACGTGAGATCATTCTCCGAAAGATGAAGGATTTGAGTTTTTGTCATGTTCTCTCAAAACAAGAGTCTCGCTTTGAAGGATTAACTCGACGCATGTCAATTAATGGAGTTTCATGTGTTGTATTGCAGGAATTTGGGAACCCTCATAttcattctcttttatttttcaatcttgATGAATTTCCAAAGTCCTTTATGAGTACTTTTGTTGCTAATTTCAAGCTTTTGAAAGTTATGGATTTTGAAGATGCTTTGTTGGATTGCATTCCTGATGATGTTGGAAGTTTATTTCATTTGAGGTATTTAAGTTTAAGAAATACCAAAGTTAAAATTCTTCCAAAATCCATAGGAAAGTTGCAAAATCTGGAGACTCTAGATCTAAAGCAGTCCCTAGTTTCTGATATACCAATTGAGATCAACAACCTTCATAAGCTACGACATTTTATAGCTTACAATCTTGATTTCGAAAAAGACAACAGTTTGACTTTGGGAAAAGGGGTAAAGATACAAAAGGGAGTTGGGTGTTTAAAGAACTTGCAAAAGTTGTATCATGTGGAGTTGAATCATGGAGGGGTTGATCTTACTAAAGAGTTGGGAAAGTTAAGACAATTGAGGAAGCTAGGCGTGAAAAACCTGTCAAAGGAAACCGTGACGGCTTTGTGTGCCTCTGTTGAAAATATGAACCACCTTCGATCTCTTGATGTAACCTTAATTAGCGAAGATGAGATAGTTGatttaaaattcatttcatCCCCGCCTATGTTTCTTCAAAGCCTACAAATAAAGGGGCGATTAGAAAAGTTACCAGAATGGATTTCAGAACTTCAACATCTGGTCAAACTAAAGATTTTATGGTCCAGGTTAAATGATGACCCATTGAAAGTCCTTCAAAATCTACCAAACTTACGGGAGCTCATGATCTCACGCCATGCATACAGCGGAGAACATTTGCATTTTAAGCTAGAAGGGTTTCCAAAACTCAAGTGGCTATGGATTAGACACTTAAATGCATTGCATTCGCTATTGATAGATGAAGGAGCATTGCCTGTTCTTGAATTTCTTTCAATTGGGCATTGTCCGGAACTTAAAGAGGTGCCTTCTGGAATCCAACATCTGAAAAACCTCAAAGAACTGGGATTTTGGGAGATGCCCAAAGAATTTGAAGAAAGTTTGGATCCTGAGCAAGGGCTACATTATTGGATCGTTGAGCATGTACCAGTCATTATTCTCTTCCGCAAGGTTCGTATGGGATATTATGGCTATGACAACCACAATCTCCGTTCCAAGCATTTGGCGGAGTTAAGAGGGCAAAGGCAAACATTCAACCAGAATGAGTTTAGATGCTAA